The Kwoniella dendrophila CBS 6074 chromosome 1, complete sequence genome contains a region encoding:
- a CDS encoding Kae1-associated kinase Bud32, with amino-acid sequence MTFTPSSYSHSPSAYYLEKGELIKQGAEAKVYSLPSLFPQPTIYNPSSSSSSSSSSASSSSNNPQSSSSSSSSSSSGVIIKYRFPKTYRHPTLDQSLTSSRLIFEARSLSRASKSGVIVPKVIWVDDKGGCIGLEKINGWSVREVLGGGAEGEMEFKDDEEIELDQQDQHDNQQEGKDIGEEARDIQGEGEYEQVNEGWQKLKELGVTQDHIMRSIGAALARLHLTTIIHGDLTTSNMMIRLTPENKEQPYEIVMIDFGLSSTAQFPENYAVDLYVLERAFASTHPKSEKLYAGVLEAYAQGLGPKKWRPIEIKLKSVRKRGRKRDMSG; translated from the exons ATGACGTTTactccatcatcatatagTCATTCACCTTCGGCATATTATCTGGAAAAAGGAGAGTTGATAAAGCAAGGTGCTGAAGCG AAAGTATActctttaccatcattgtTCCCTCAACCGACCATCTACaacccatcatcatcatcatcatcctcatcctcatcagcttcttcttccagtaATAATccacaatcatcatcatcatcttcgtcttcttcttcatcaggaGTGATTATCAAATACCGATTCCCAAAAACATACCGACATCCAACCTTGGATCAatcattaacatcatcacGATTAATATTCGAAGctagatcattatcaagagCTTCGAAATCAGGTGTAATTGTACCTAAAGTGATATGggtagatgataaaggtggttgtATAGGATTAGAAAAGATAAATGGATGGAGTGTAAGAgaagttttaggtggtggtgcagaaggtgaaatggaatttaaagatgatgaagagattgaattagatcaacaagatcaacacgataatcaacaagaaggtaaagatattggagaagaagcaagagatattcaaggtgaaggtgaatatgaacaaGTAAATGAAGGCTGGCAGAAGTTAAAGGAATTAGGTGTGACGCAAG ATCATATTATGCGATCGATAGGTGCGGCTTTGGCCAGATTACATCTAACAACAATCATACATGGTGATTTGACGACatcaaatatgatgatacGGCTGACGCCAGAAAATAAAGAACAACCATATGAAATT GTCATGATAGACTTTGGTCTTTCCTCCACAGCGCAATTTCCTGAAAATTACGCCGTAGACCTATATGTACTAGAAAGAGCTTTCGCTTCTACCCATCCGAAATCCGAGAAATTATATGCTGGT GTACTGGAGGCTTATGCTCAAGGATTGGGACCTAAGAAGTGGAGACCGATAGAGATTAAGCTGAAGAGTG TGCGGAAGAGGGGTAGAAAGAGAGATATGAGTGGATAG
- a CDS encoding 60S ribosomal protein L3: MSHRKYEEPRHGSLAFLPRKRAARHRGRCKAFPKDDPKKPVHLTATMGYKAGMTHIVRDLDRPGSKMHKREVVEAVTVLETPPVVVVGVVGYVETPRGLRSLTTVWAEHLSDEVKRRFYKNWYRSKKKAFTRYTKKHTENNGQSVTRELERIKKYCTVVRVLVHTQISKTGLSQKKAHLMEIQVNGGSVADKVDFAKNNFEKTIGVDSIFEQDEPIDIIGVTKGHGYEGTTARWGTSKLPRKTHRGLRKVACIGAWHPSKVMFSVARAGQRGYHSRTSINHKIYRIANGSSGSSGSTEFDLTKKDITPMGGFVRYGIVKNDFVMIKGTCAGPVKRILTLRKALRTHTSRAHTEKVQLKFIDTSSNFGHGRFQDAAEKNAFLGQLKIKSDA, encoded by the exons ATGTCTCACAGAAAATACGAAGAGCCTCGTCACGGTTCGCTTGCTTTCT TACCAAGAAAGCGAGCTGCCAGACACAGAGGAAGATGTAAGGCTTTCCCAAAG GATGACCCAAAGAAACCAGTCCACCTTACTGCTACCATGGGTTACAAAGCTGGTATGACCCACATCGTTAGAGACCTTGACAGACCAGGATCTA AAATGCACAAAAGAGAAGTTGTTGAGGCCGTTACCGTCCTTGAAACTCCTCCTGTTGTCGTCGTCGGTGTTGTCGGTTACGTAGAAACTCCTCGAGGTTTAAGATCATTAACCACCGTATGGGCTGAACACTTATCCGATGAAGTTAAGAGAAGATTCTACAA AAACTGGTACcgatcaaagaagaaggcTTTCACCAGATACACCAAAAAACACACCGAAAACAACGGTCAATCAGTTACTagagaattagaaagaaTCAAGAAATACTGTACCGTTGTTAGAGTTTTAGTACACACTCAAATCTCAAAAACCGGTCTTTCCCAAAAGAAAGCTCACTTGATGGAAATCCAAGTTAACGGTGGTTCAGTCGCTGATAAAGTTGACTTTGCTAAAAACAACTTCGAAAAAACCATTGGTGTTGACTCAATCTTCGAACAAGATGAACCAATTGATATCATTGGTGTAACAAAAGGTCACGGTTACGAAGGTACAACTGCTAGATGGGGTACTTCCAAATTACCAAGAAAAAC CCACCGAGGTTTACGAAAAGTTGCTTGTATTGGTGCTTGGCATCCATCTAAAGTTATGTTCTCAGTCGCTCGTGCTGGTCAAAGAGGTTACCACTCTAGAACATCAATCAACCACAAGATTTACAGAATTGCTAATGGTTCTTCTGGTTCATCTGGTTCAACTGAATTCGATTTAACCAAAAAAGATATTACACCAATGGGTGGTTTCGTTAGATACGGTATCGTTAAGAACGATTTCGTCATGATTAAAGGTACATGTGCTGGTCCAGTTAAGAGAATCTTAACTCTTAGAAAAGCTCTCAGAACTCACACTTCAAGAGCTCACACTGAAAAAGTACAACTTAAATTCATCGACACCTCATCTAACTTCGGTCACGGTAGATTCCAAGATGCCGCTGAAAAGAACGCTTTCCTCGGTCAacttaaaatcaaatctgatGCTTAA